One genomic region from Nitrospirota bacterium encodes:
- a CDS encoding cysteine--tRNA ligase, which translates to MTLQLTNSLTRRLEPFEPLRKDRVGIYVCGVTVYDDCHIGHARAAVVFDTLVRYLRFKGYPLTYVRNFTDIDDKIIQRAQKEGVEWSEIGRRYVEAYYRDMGPLNLLKPDVEPKATNHIPEMIRLVETLVAKGLAYESGGDVYFAIDKFPSYGKLSGKRTEDLLAGARVEPTDLKRHPLDFALWKGSKPGEPSWPSPWGPGRPGWHLECSAMSMKYLGESFDLHGGGLDLIFPHHENEIAQSEGATGRPFVRMFLHNGFVNIREEKMSKSVGNIVGLKDIYKVYTPEALRLYLLSAHYRSPLDYSDESLRQSEQRTFRIYSLLRKVAAYTAGEHEPYVLPEAARRFEEAMDGDLNSPAALAVLSEALDEMGSLLQEKRHAGTAGHLTALGHTLLHLGGVLGLFATAPVAYIERLTRNHLHRLGLNETMIREQIDLRAAARSAKDWSQADAIRTSLLGQGIALEDSREGTSWRVEL; encoded by the coding sequence ATGACCCTCCAATTGACCAACAGCCTTACGCGGCGGCTCGAGCCGTTCGAACCGCTTCGGAAGGACCGCGTGGGAATCTACGTCTGCGGCGTGACGGTGTACGACGATTGCCACATCGGCCACGCGCGCGCCGCGGTGGTGTTCGACACACTCGTGCGCTACCTCCGGTTCAAGGGCTACCCCCTCACGTACGTTCGGAATTTTACGGACATCGACGACAAGATCATCCAGCGCGCGCAGAAAGAAGGCGTCGAGTGGTCCGAAATCGGCCGACGCTACGTGGAAGCCTACTACCGGGACATGGGGCCGTTGAATCTGTTGAAACCGGACGTAGAGCCGAAGGCAACGAACCACATCCCGGAGATGATCCGGCTCGTGGAAACGCTCGTCGCCAAAGGACTGGCCTACGAATCGGGCGGCGACGTGTATTTCGCGATCGACAAGTTTCCCTCCTATGGCAAGCTCTCGGGCAAACGGACGGAAGATCTTCTGGCCGGGGCCCGCGTCGAGCCGACGGATCTGAAGCGCCACCCGCTCGACTTCGCGTTGTGGAAAGGAAGCAAGCCCGGCGAACCTTCTTGGCCGAGCCCCTGGGGACCCGGCCGCCCCGGCTGGCACCTCGAATGTTCCGCCATGAGCATGAAATACCTGGGAGAGTCCTTCGACTTGCACGGCGGCGGACTGGACCTCATATTCCCGCATCACGAAAATGAAATCGCCCAGAGCGAGGGGGCCACGGGCCGGCCGTTCGTCCGGATGTTTCTCCACAACGGCTTTGTCAACATCCGGGAAGAAAAAATGAGCAAGTCGGTCGGCAACATTGTCGGCCTCAAGGACATCTACAAGGTCTACACCCCCGAGGCGCTCCGTCTCTACCTGCTATCGGCCCATTACCGCTCGCCTCTGGATTACTCGGACGAAAGCTTGCGGCAATCGGAACAACGTACTTTCCGGATCTATTCGCTTCTGCGGAAGGTGGCGGCCTACACGGCGGGCGAGCACGAACCCTACGTTCTGCCCGAGGCCGCTCGCCGGTTCGAGGAGGCCATGGACGGCGACCTGAACAGCCCCGCGGCTCTAGCCGTCCTCTCCGAAGCTCTCGACGAGATGGGCTCACTCCTCCAGGAGAAACGGCACGCGGGAACGGCCGGCCACCTGACGGCGTTGGGCCACACCCTCTTGCACCTCGGAGGCGTCCTCGGCCTCTTCGCCACCGCGCCCGTGGCCTACATCGAACGGCTCACCCGAAATCATCTCCATCGCCTCGGATTGAATGAAACCATGATCCGGGAGCAGATCGATCTCCGGGCGGCGGCGCGTTCCGCCAAGGATTGGTCGCAAGCCGACGCCATTCGAACGTCACTCCTCGGTCAGGGCATCGCCCTGGAAGATTCTCGCGAGGGGACCTCATGGCGCGTGGAACTGTAG
- the ligA gene encoding NAD-dependent DNA ligase LigA gives MKNVQTRIDELRRLIVQHDHRYYVLDSPELEDAEYDALFRELVQLESAHPEFASSDSPTQRVGGRPLDKFGQIRHSVPMLSLENAFSEEEAREFDERIKRFLATKEEIAYVIEPKLDGLGIELVYESGRLVSGSTRGDGEVGEDVTQNLKTVRAIPLRLRAGPPPPPPRLEVRGEVFMKRNDFLALNERQEAEGEKTFANPRNAAAGSLRQLDPAITARRPLSAYFYGLGAEIGLASHWDLFQRLPSWGLPTNPLNALCPNIGEAVESYHRLRESRATLPYESDGVVFKVNDARLQRRLGEVSRHPRWAIAFKFPSEEAVTRIKQIQVQVGRTGALTPVALLEPVRLGGATVSRATLHNQDEIDRKDARAGDWVFVKRAGDVIPEVIRVDLGRRSPGSRPFKMPDSCPVCGSVVVRPEGEAAHRCVNAGCPAQVKERIRHYCSRDGMDIEGLGDRFVDQLVDKNLLKDVPGIYTLRAEDFFKLDRMGEKLAQNFLDAIGRSKSRPMDRFIFALGIRHVGDHLSRVLAQRFPSIERLEATPLEDLQAIRDIGPEVARSLRAFFEQPENHRMIRALIERGVRPTPVKPPVDSPISGKTFVLTGELQQWSREEAERQIREAGGRVTSTVSRKTDYVVAGTHPGTKAKKAGDLGVRILQESDLRKLLEPT, from the coding sequence ATGAAAAATGTTCAGACCCGAATCGACGAACTCCGCCGACTGATCGTACAACACGACCACCGGTACTACGTTCTGGACTCGCCGGAACTCGAAGATGCAGAGTACGACGCCTTGTTCCGGGAGCTCGTCCAACTCGAATCCGCGCATCCGGAGTTCGCCTCGTCCGACTCCCCCACGCAGCGCGTGGGCGGCCGCCCGCTCGACAAGTTCGGCCAGATCCGCCACAGCGTCCCGATGCTCAGCCTTGAAAACGCTTTTTCGGAGGAAGAAGCGCGGGAGTTCGACGAACGCATCAAGCGGTTCCTCGCCACGAAAGAGGAGATCGCGTACGTCATCGAGCCGAAACTGGACGGTCTGGGCATCGAACTGGTCTACGAGTCGGGCCGACTCGTCTCCGGATCGACGCGGGGCGACGGCGAAGTGGGTGAGGACGTGACTCAAAATCTCAAGACGGTGCGCGCCATTCCCCTCCGTCTCCGCGCCGGCCCCCCCCCTCCCCCCCCCCGGCTGGAAGTCCGCGGTGAAGTCTTCATGAAGCGAAACGATTTCCTGGCCTTGAATGAACGCCAGGAAGCCGAAGGGGAAAAGACCTTCGCCAATCCGCGGAACGCGGCGGCCGGATCCCTGCGGCAGTTGGATCCGGCGATCACCGCGCGTCGCCCGCTGAGCGCGTACTTCTACGGCCTTGGAGCCGAAATCGGCCTCGCCTCTCATTGGGACTTGTTCCAACGGCTCCCATCATGGGGCCTGCCCACCAATCCGCTCAATGCGCTCTGTCCAAACATCGGCGAGGCCGTCGAATCCTATCATCGCCTGCGTGAAAGCCGGGCCACACTTCCCTATGAATCGGACGGTGTCGTCTTCAAGGTGAACGATGCGCGTCTACAGCGGAGACTCGGCGAAGTGTCGCGTCATCCCCGCTGGGCGATCGCGTTCAAGTTCCCCTCGGAGGAAGCGGTCACCCGAATCAAGCAGATTCAAGTTCAGGTGGGCCGGACGGGTGCTCTCACACCCGTCGCCCTGCTGGAACCGGTCCGCCTCGGAGGCGCCACGGTCAGCCGCGCCACGCTCCACAATCAGGATGAAATCGACCGAAAGGATGCCCGCGCGGGCGACTGGGTGTTCGTGAAACGGGCGGGGGACGTGATCCCCGAGGTGATCCGCGTCGATCTCGGCCGACGTTCCCCCGGAAGCCGGCCGTTCAAGATGCCGGATTCCTGTCCGGTCTGTGGATCGGTCGTGGTGCGACCCGAAGGCGAAGCCGCACATCGCTGCGTCAATGCGGGCTGTCCGGCTCAGGTGAAGGAGCGGATCCGGCATTACTGCTCCCGCGATGGGATGGACATCGAGGGGCTGGGCGACCGGTTCGTAGATCAGCTCGTTGATAAGAATCTCTTGAAAGATGTGCCGGGGATCTACACACTGCGCGCGGAGGATTTCTTCAAGTTGGACCGGATGGGAGAAAAACTGGCACAAAACTTTCTCGATGCGATCGGGAGGAGCAAGTCGCGCCCCATGGACCGCTTCATCTTCGCTCTCGGAATCCGGCACGTCGGCGATCATCTCTCCCGCGTACTGGCGCAGAGATTTCCGTCGATCGAACGGCTCGAAGCGACGCCCCTGGAGGACCTTCAGGCGATCCGCGACATCGGTCCCGAGGTCGCCCGGAGTCTTCGTGCCTTCTTCGAGCAGCCTGAGAATCACCGCATGATCCGCGCGCTGATTGAACGGGGCGTTCGACCGACGCCGGTCAAGCCGCCGGTCGATTCCCCGATTTCAGGGAAGACGTTTGTACTGACGGGCGAGTTGCAACAGTGGTCCCGCGAGGAAGCGGAGCGGCAGATTCGAGAGGCGGGCGGACGCGTCACGTCCACCGTCAGCCGAAAGACCGACTACGTGGTGGCCGGTACCCATCCAGGAACCAAGGCGAAGAAGGCAGGCGATCTGGGCGTTCGCATCCTTCAGGAATCGGACCTGCGCAAACTCCTGGAGCCGACATGA
- a CDS encoding bifunctional 5,10-methylenetetrahydrofolate dehydrogenase/5,10-methenyltetrahydrofolate cyclohydrolase has protein sequence MAKILEGRTLGANIRQEVKTEVDRLKREEGVHPHLAVLLAGDNEASRVYVGQKERACTEVGIGSTRMELPATIEEEELVDRVLKLNDSPNIHGILVQLPLPPQIDPLRIQEIVSPMKDVDAFHPFNVGKLFAGRPNFVPCTPGGVLALMDHYGLPLQGREVVIVGRSPIVGRPLVAVLLGRNATVTTCHSHTRDVEEHTRRADVIIVAVGRAGFLKADDVSPKAVVIDVGITRVEGKLVGDVDFPGLEKKVAAITPVPGGVGPLTVAMLMRNVLRAVQLQR, from the coding sequence ATGGCAAAGATATTGGAAGGCCGCACCCTCGGCGCGAACATCCGGCAGGAGGTAAAGACCGAGGTGGACCGGCTCAAGCGGGAGGAAGGCGTCCATCCGCATCTGGCGGTTCTGCTTGCGGGGGACAACGAGGCCTCCCGCGTGTACGTGGGTCAGAAGGAGAGGGCCTGCACCGAAGTGGGCATCGGATCCACCCGCATGGAGCTTCCCGCCACCATCGAAGAGGAGGAGTTGGTCGACCGCGTGCTCAAGCTGAACGATTCGCCCAACATTCATGGGATTCTGGTGCAGCTTCCCCTTCCTCCCCAGATCGACCCTTTGCGGATTCAGGAGATTGTGTCGCCGATGAAGGACGTGGATGCATTCCACCCCTTCAATGTCGGGAAACTATTCGCGGGGCGGCCGAACTTCGTTCCCTGCACACCCGGAGGGGTCCTTGCGTTGATGGACCACTACGGCCTGCCTCTCCAGGGCCGCGAGGTCGTCATCGTGGGACGAAGTCCCATCGTGGGCCGCCCGCTCGTGGCCGTTTTGCTCGGGCGAAATGCAACAGTGACCACGTGTCATTCTCACACGAGGGACGTGGAGGAGCATACACGGCGTGCGGACGTGATTATCGTAGCCGTCGGGCGGGCCGGATTCTTGAAGGCTGATGACGTTTCTCCCAAGGCGGTCGTGATCGACGTGGGGATCACGCGGGTAGAGGGCAAGCTGGTGGGAGACGTGGATTTTCCGGGGCTGGAGAAGAAGGTGGCGGCGATCACGCCGGTGCCGGGAGGCGTCGGCCCCCTCACCGTGGCCATGCTGATGAGGAACGTTCTCCGGGCCGTTCAGCTTCAGCGGTGA